A genome region from Myxococcales bacterium includes the following:
- a CDS encoding HlyD family efflux transporter periplasmic adaptor subunit: MNNRKKIVILVAMAAALLASLWLFFGLGGSPEKFEEVKAEVGRIGHVISTVGTVNPQNRLEIKPPIQGRIERILVREGDEVKSGDILAFMSSTDRATLVDAARIKGGEELRYWQNAYKETPLVAPIDGTIIVRNVEPGQTVSPSDAVLVISDRLIVQADVDETDIGDVSVGQNAVVGLDAYPDVKVKAIVDHISYESQILNNVTIYKVDILPEEVPEIFRSGMSANVEIIVSNKEGALTVPSRAISQDDEGATVLLKDSSGKGEKTSIEIGLQSNGLTEIVSGLEKGAVLLIPIDTGIHSKKSPSGSPFMPTRRGAR, from the coding sequence ATGAACAATAGAAAGAAGATTGTAATTTTGGTTGCTATGGCTGCAGCCTTACTCGCATCACTGTGGCTTTTTTTCGGCCTTGGCGGTTCGCCGGAGAAATTTGAAGAGGTGAAAGCTGAAGTGGGGCGAATAGGGCATGTCATTTCAACTGTGGGAACGGTCAACCCGCAGAATCGGTTGGAGATCAAACCCCCGATACAGGGGCGGATCGAAAGGATCCTCGTGAGGGAAGGGGATGAGGTGAAGTCGGGGGATATCCTCGCCTTCATGAGTTCCACCGACAGGGCGACTCTGGTCGATGCGGCGAGGATCAAGGGTGGAGAAGAGCTAAGATACTGGCAGAACGCATACAAGGAGACCCCTTTGGTGGCGCCAATCGACGGCACGATAATAGTCAGAAATGTCGAGCCGGGGCAGACGGTTTCCCCCAGCGATGCGGTGCTCGTCATATCGGACCGGCTGATCGTTCAGGCAGATGTCGATGAGACCGATATCGGCGATGTCTCGGTAGGGCAGAATGCGGTGGTAGGCCTCGATGCCTATCCCGATGTGAAGGTTAAGGCCATAGTCGATCACATCTCCTACGAGTCTCAGATCTTGAATAACGTTACTATATACAAGGTCGATATCCTTCCCGAGGAGGTTCCGGAAATTTTCCGTTCCGGCATGAGCGCGAATGTTGAAATCATAGTGAGCAACAAAGAAGGCGCGCTAACCGTTCCATCGAGGGCGATCTCACAGGACGATGAAGGCGCGACCGTCCTTCTCAAAGATTCCTCCGGAAAGGGGGAAAAGACCTCCATAGAGATCGGCCTTCAGAGCAACGGCCTTACGGAGATAGTTTCGGGTTTGGAAAAGGGTGCGGTCCTTCTGATACCGATAGATACCGGCATCCATTCAAAAAAGAGCCCAAGTGGTAGCCCTTTTATGCCGACTCGCAGAGGGGCCCGATGA